The following proteins come from a genomic window of Montipora foliosa isolate CH-2021 chromosome 2, ASM3666993v2, whole genome shotgun sequence:
- the LOC137993597 gene encoding uncharacterized protein, with protein MVTRVANQCKFIFLNILLYFLPSRSLPLRDVAVRDNLFTTGEILGMKKLLSSEETIWSFAGAETSDETSAMTSCHSWSSQPTPSSFMKLSAWSKLANICLNVSGWRATPDRFCSVIATEGEINIKTNHICSKQLACKLTLNNTDNCFVAVIFLVEEWNRNSYGELVVYDKGEILKAVHPKPGRLVIFPASLEHIIKPPAIDYSGRLYAMKVYLSVLDKRRQIPHELSKDDNHVFQQKLWPSFKLLSKANDLSKEDVQVDVEKFITRNFTTTDGRSIVVFDDLIPAKDLNALMHTVRSSGYTDDAAGKNSEDNVQWIMAFEVEEFVQTLMWQLFSQIVTAVTGKQGYYPYDIGCNNIQSSDTPTIHRDCAPHENEFTLLVYLNENWTKNHHGETVFFTDMEGSEVIFAVRPKYGRVTIFHGTIPHSARPPPLTFAGARFSFAVKMSPSKEIADKKALTLDLDVLYQLLETLQGAEERKLRNIIRDINDGKVDQETIQNILAEYERRLL; from the exons ATGGTCACGAGAGTTGCCAACCAATGTAAGTTCATTTTCTTGAATATTCTGCTCTATTTTCTCCCTTCACGATCACTGCCATTGAGAGATGTCGCTGTGAGAGACAATTTATTCACTACTGGTGAAATTCTTGGTATGAAAAAATTGCTCAGTTCGGAGGAAACAATTTGGAGCTTTGCAGGCGCAGAAACTTCAGATGAAACATCCGCCATGACGTCCTGTCACTCTTGGTCTAGTCAGCCAACGCCTTCAAGCTTTATGAAGTTGTCAGCTTGGAGCAAATTGGCAAACATCTGTTTGAACGTTAGTGGATGGAGAGCGACCCCTGACCGTTTCTGCAGTGTAATAGCAACTGAGGGGGaaataaatatcaaaacaaaCCATATTTGTAGCAAACAGCTTGCATGTAAGCTTACTCTTAATAACACTGATAATTGCTTCGTTGCTGTTATCTTTCTCGTGGAGGAATGGAATCGCAACAGTTATGGTGAACTTGTCGTTTATGACAAGGGtgagattctgaaagctgttCATCCGAAACCAGGAAGACTGGTTATCTTTCCTGCGAGTTTGGAACATATCATCAAGCCCCCAGCCATAGACTATTCAGGAAGGTTGTATGCCATGAAAGTTTACTTATCAGTTTTGGATAAAAGGAGGCAAATTCCACATGAATTGTCAAAGGATGACAATCATGTATTTCAACAAAAATTGTGGCCtagttttaaacttttgtcCAAAGCTAATGATCTATCTAAAGAAGACGTTCAAGTAGACGTTGAAAAATTCATCACTAGGAATTTTACCACTACGGATGGCCGTAGTATTGTCGTCTTTGATGATCTCATTCCAGCGAAAGATCTTAATGCTTTAATGCACACAGTCAGGAGCAGTGGGTACACTGATGATGCTGCTGGCAAAAACAGTGAAGACAACGTACAGTGGATCATGGCATTTGAAGTTGAGGAGTTTGTTCAGACTTTGATGTGGCAGCTTTTTAGCCAAATTGTAACAGCTGTCACAGGAAAGCAGGGCTATTACCCTTATGATATTGGGTGTAATAACATTCAGAGTTCAGACACACCTACCATTCACAGAGATTGTGCACCTCATGAAAATGAATTTACTCTTCTTGTTTACTTGAATGAAAACTGGACCAAGAACCATCATGGAGAAACAGTCTTCTTTACTGATATGGAAGGGAGTGAGGTCATCTTTGCTGTGCGTCCGAAGTATGGTCGTGTTACTATTTTCCATGGCACAATTCCACACAGTGCACGTCCTCCTCCCTTGACATTTGCTG GTGCAAGGTTTAGTTTTGCTGTCAAAATGTCACCATCCAAAGAAATTGCTGACAAAAAGGCTCTTACTCTGGACCTTGATGTTTTGTATCAGCTTTTGGAGACACTACAAGGTGCTGAGGAAAGGAAATTAAGGAATATCATACGAGACATTAATGATGGCAAAGTCGATCAAGAAACAATCCAAAATATTTTGGCAGAGTATGAAAGAAGGTTACTATAA